The following are encoded in a window of Acropora muricata isolate sample 2 unplaced genomic scaffold, ASM3666990v1 scaffold_755, whole genome shotgun sequence genomic DNA:
- the LOC136908128 gene encoding uncharacterized protein, whose amino-acid sequence MDTDMFTFKVNLKEKPNTRRGILSLTSSLYDPLGLVAPIILPAKKLLQDLCKQKLGWDDPIHDDDKERWEKWKIQLSELPKITVDRCFRPIGFGELKLVELHSFADASQVAYGAVCYLRLVDVNDRMHCAFLVGRSRLAHVRPMTVPRLELCAAVLAVQLKQSIKEELDIPVTKATFWSDSTCVLQYIKNQSRRFHTFVANRLSIIHELSTPYQWRHVPSELNPADEVSRGITVRDMINNSKWLNGPMFLRKNEESWPSDLTNVQNELSDDDPELKPDVQSHSQTVSHRPNEDFLSSLIQRHSSWEKLKRTVAWLLRFKSWFIARYSQRSNNPSVKMLSVDELQRAEREIVKHVQRIAFPEALRALQKISSLKYSRQVTTELKNLKMPAFMRKLHPLMDEFGLLRVGGRLENALISYEAKHPVVLPYQHHVTDLIISQHHQVTGHLGQEYVLSSLRQHYWIIKGRSAVRRVLNKCFRCKKLEAPRGEQLMANLPKERLMSGEPPFTYVGVDYFGPLVVRQGRSNVKRYGCLFTCLVVRAVHIEVVHSLDTDSFINALRRFINSRGCPKTIYSDNGTNFHAGERELRESLNDWNQRSINQFLQQRKITWKFNPPAASHMGGVWERIIRSIRKILRALLGQQVISDEMLQTLMSEIQGILNSRPLTPVSSDPKDLDPLTPNHLLLLKASPNLPPGSFCKEDVYSKRRWKQVQYLTDIFWKRWLKEYLPTLLVREKWINPRRCITSGDLVLICDENVPRGNWPLGKVIEAHHGRDGYVRSAKVRTSSTILTRPVTKLCFLEGESGPLSS is encoded by the coding sequence ATGGACACAGACATGTTTACCTTTAAAgtgaaccttaaagaaaaaccGAACACCCGCAGGGGCATACTCTCGTTGACAAGTTCACTTTATGATCCACTTGGTTTAGTTGCTCCCATCATTCTACCCGCCAAGAAATTGTTACAAGACCTTTGCAAACAGAAACTAGGGTGGGACGATCCAATCCATGATGACGACAAAGAAAGATGGGAAAAGTGGAAAATTCAATTGTCTGAACTGCCCAAAATTACAGTTGACCGATGTTTTCGTCCAATTGGCTTTGGAGAATTGAAGCTTGTTGAGCTCCACAGTTTCGCAGACGCATCACAAGTGGCCTATGGGGCTGTGTGTTACCTTAGGTTGGTGGACGTAAATGACAGAATGCATTGCGCATTTCTTGTCGGAAGATCTCGCCTGGCCCACGTAAGGCCCATGACCGTGCCAAGATTGGAACTCTGTGCAGCAGTCTTAGCCGTCCAGCTGAAACAATCCATAAAAGAAGAATTGGACATTCCAGTTACAAAGGCGACATTCTGGTCAGACTCAACGTGCGTATTGCAGTACATTAAAAACCAGTCAAGAAGATTTCACACATTTGTGGCAAACAGGTTGTCGATTATTCACGAACTCTCGACCCCTTACCAGTGGAGACATGTACCTTCTGAGCTCAACCCAGCAGATGAAGTTAGCCGAGGTATTACAGTGCGAGACATGATCAACAACAGTAAATGGTTGAATGGTCCGATGTTCTTACGTAAGAATGAAGAGTCTTGGCCAAGCGATCTCACAAATGTTCAAAACGAACTGTCAGATGACGACCCGGAATTGAAACCTGACGTTCAGTCTCACAGCCAAACGGTATCACACCGCCCAAATGAAGATTTTCTCTCAAGCTTGATTCAGCGCCATTCGTCGTGGGAAAAATTGAAGAGAACTGTGGCCTGGTTGTTGAGATTTAAATCATGGTTTATTGCTAGATACAGCCAAAGATCAAATAATCCAAGTGTGAAAATGTTATCGGTGGACGAATTGCAAAGGGCTGAAAGAGAAATTGTCAAGCATGTGCAAAGAATTGCGTTCCCAGAAGCCCTTCGAGCTTTGCAGAAGATCAGTTCCTTAAAATACTCCCGTCAAGTAACTACGGAGCTAAAGAACTTAAAGATGCCGGCCTTCATGCGTAAACTTCACCCGTTGATGGACGAATTTGGCCTCCTGAGGGTAGGAGGGCGCCTTGAGAACGCACTCATCAGCTACGAAGCCAAACATCCAGTTGTTCTCCCCTATCAGCATCATGTCACAGACCTGATAATCTCTCAACATCATCAAGTAACAGGTCACCTGGGTCAGGAATACGTTTTGTCTAGTTTACGTCAGCATTACTGGATAATCAAGGGGCGTTCAGCCGTGCGACGAGTCCTAAACAAGTGTTTTCGATGCAAGAAACTTGAAGCTCCTCGAGGAGAGCAGCTTATGGCCAACTTACCGAAAGAAAGATTGATGTCAGGAGAACCGCCATTCACTTACGTTGGTGTAGATTACTTTGGTCCCCTCGTTGTTCGACAAGGTCGCTCGAATGTAAAACGCTATGGATGCCTTTTCACATGCCTGGTCGTTAGAGCTGTGCACATCGAAGTCGTGCACTCCCTTGACACTGACAGTTTCATAAATGCGTTGCGGAGATTTATCAACTCAAGAGGGTGTCCTAAGACCATCTACAGTGATAACGGAACGAACTTCCACGCAGGTGAAAGAGAGCTTCGCGAATCGCTAAATGATTGGAATCAAAGGTCCATAAACCAGTTCCTTCAGCAGAGGAAAATCACATGGAAATTCAACCCGCCTGCCGCGTCACATATGGGTGGAGTCTGGGAACGAATTATCAGATCCATTCGCAAAATCCTCCGAGCCTTGCTAGGGCAACAGGTAATTTCTGACGAGATGCTGCAAACATTAATGAGTGAAATTCAAGGAATTCTGAATTCCCGACCATTGACGCCCGTAAGTAGTGATCCAAAGGACTTAGACCCACTGACACCCAACCACTTGCTGTTGCTTAAAGCCAGTCCAAATTTGCCACCCGGATCTTTCTGCAAAGAAGATGTTTATAGCAAGCGCCGTTGGAAGCAAGTGCAATACTTGACAGATATATTCTGGAAGCGTTGGCTCAAAGAATACTTGCCCACACTGTTAGTGCGAGAAAAATGGATAAACCCACGTCGCTGTATCACATCAGGAGATCTTGTCTTAATTTGCGATGAAAATGTACCTCGAGGAAATTGGCCATTAGGCAAAGTAATTGAAGCCCATCACGGAAGGGATGGATATGTCAGATCAGCGAAAGTTCGTACGAGTTCAACGATTCTTACAAGACCAGTGACAAAATTATGCTTCTTGGAAGGAGAAAGCGGACCCTTAAGTAGCTAG
- the LOC136908129 gene encoding uncharacterized protein has protein sequence MRKAQLCHNCFKYGHIAVGCLAKKACDVQGCRRKHHPLLHPPSQPANRSTTGVSDQEVQLESGTALQTNSSSAKVGRVCLRIVPVRVRRNDLRKTVETYALLDTGSDVSLCDKNLATELGIQGQQKAFFLTTQVRENSPRFGTEISLTVEPLDGTDKIEVNRLWTVDRLNASRRSIPSELDTKQWPHLADLSLPSIEEKEVRLIIGTNTPEAFWVLEERRGGKGEPYAIRTPLGWALIGPMTNVQDDLRHPTVNFVRSTEVMKDTQDLLMQQVERFWATETIGVETESKACMSLEDKKALRTMEQSVKLQDGHYQVALPWRKFPPFLPYNRSLAERRLRILKRRFLQDNELFKNYKGTMEKYLADGHATRVPPEELHVKDRPLWYLPHHHVLNKPGKTRVVFDCVAKYRGTSLNDQLLTGPDLTNSILGVLTRFREDRVALSADIECMFHQIRVSPADRDAFRFLWWPTGDLNQEAVDHRMEVHLFGATSSPSCSGFALRKTAEDNKEDFEEEVVKTVKRNFYVDDCLKSVKSVDCAIQIVLQLRNLLSKGGFRLTKWLSNNSKVLNFIHLCPGLHANAKIAIFAKNRKNRKL, from the coding sequence ATGCGAAAGGCTCAACTATGTCACAATTGCTTCAAGTACGGCCATATAGCCGTGGGGTGCTTGGCGAAGAAAGCCTGCGACGTTCAAGGCTGTCGAAGGAAACACCACCCCTTGCTCCACCCTCCATCTCAGCCTGCCAATAGAAGCACAACCGGAGTTTCAGACCAGGAAGTACAATTGGAAAGCGGCACAGCGTTACAGACCAATAGTTCTTCAGCTAAAGTAGGAAGAGTCTGCCTGCGAATAGTTCCTGTAAGGGTACGAAGAAATGACTTAAGAAAGACTGTGGAAACGTACGCTCTTCTCGACACTGGGTCAGACGTTTCcctatgtgacaaaaatctagcgaCGGAGCTTGGAATTCAAGGCCAACAGAAAGCATTTTTTCTGACAACCCAAGTAAGAGAGAATAGCCCAAGATTCGGCACTGAAATCAGCTTAACGGTAGAACCCCTCGATGGTACTGACAAAATAGAAGTAAATAGGCTGTGGACCGTGGACAGATTGAACGCCTCAAGGCGAAGCATTCCTTCCGAACTGGATACCAAGCAGTGGCCACATCTGGCTGACCTTAGCTTACCAAGCATCGAAGAAAAGGAAGTTCGATTAATCATTGGCACGAATACCCCAGAGGCCTTTTGGGTATTAGAAGAAAGACGCGGTGGTAAAGGGGAACCTTATGCAATACGTACACCTCTTGGCTGGGCACTCATAGGCCCAATGACGAATGTTCAAGATGATTTGCGTCACCCTACTGTAAATTTTGTTAGATCCACTGAAGTCATGAAAGACACCCAAGATCTCCTCATGCAGCAGGTAGAAAGATTCTGGGCAACGGAAACAATTGGAGTGGAAACTGAATCCAAAGCCTGTATGTCTCTAGAAGACAAGAAAGCTCTCAGGACCATGGAACAATCAGTTAAACTGCAAGATGGACACTACCAAGTAGCGCTACCTTGGAGAAAGTTCCCACCTTTCTTGCCCTACAACAGATCCTTGGCAGAACGAAGACTGCGAATATTAAAGAGAAGATTCTTGCAAGATAACGAACTTTTCAAGAATTACAAAGGCACAATGGAAAAATATCTTGCTGACGGCCATGCAACAAGAGTACCACCCGAAGAGCTTCATGTGAAAGATAGACCGCTGTGGTATCTACCTCACCACCACGTACTGAACAAGCCTGGAAAGACTAGAGTGGTGTTCGACTGCGTAGCAAAGTACAGAGGCACTTCTCTCAATGACCAACTCTTAACAGGACCAGACCTTACAAATTCTATTCTTGGTGTCTTGACCAGATTTCGTGAGGATCGCGTGGCACTGTCTGCAGACATCGAGTGTATGTTCCATCAGATTAGAGTTTCACCTGCAGACCGCGACGCGTTCAGATTTCTTTGGTGGCCAACTGGTGATTTAAATCAAGAAGCAGTCGATCATCGAATGGAAGTCCATTTATTTGGCGCAACATCATCGCCAAGCTGCTCTGGTTTTGCCTTGAGAAAAACGGCCGAAGATAATAAAGAAGACTTTGAAGAGGAAGTTGTGAAGACCGTCAAGAGAAATTTCTATGTAGACGATTGTCTCAAATCAGtaaagtctgttgactgtgccATCCAGATCGTATTGCAGCTTCGTAACCTCCTCTCCAAAGGTGGATTTCGACTCACAAAATGGCTGAGCAACAATTCAAAGGTACTAAATTTcatccacttatgtccaggttTGCATGCAAatgcgaaaattgcgatttttgcgaaaaatcgcaaaaatcgtaaATTGTGA
- the LOC136908131 gene encoding uncharacterized protein: MKMSSGSGMSRRRRRGYSDEALDNVRLKNSRAGYLSRVTTLRRSIEPLFSDIRNVNEVAEKILEIDNAFHCFERAHYDYIATISDDTEEWQREARYFTEQTRKKVDFDARVEEWIHNAKPPQGPITSNEVDEDKTRPNVPSSYSSVGQLKGKQALASLNSEHMSRREELLRLEEEIKLKLRVLEAEHEVLKAELQGKWSKGEGPALAELPDTFDQPYWSNGTRRKEPLARMPKGGDPELRASEQKPEARFNPNARESQSLPFPCSAAPAHNVLGDSMWSQQFMEKVAVTIKQGFALPQKELTVFNGDPLEYWSFITSFQNSIEANATSESEKLMYLLQYTSGTAKDTIKCCLVMDPSIGYQRARMLLEERFGQPFTIAYEHVIKLTHGPPLRATDRKGLLAFADQLKSCEHTLESIGYLDEINSADNLRRIVMRLPFHLRTKFVEVADQIQQSGQRPNISNIAEFVKVKARAANYPVFGCLMDTERERTDNLRRRTKTRKPLFPNERGTAFNTRETEPRET; the protein is encoded by the coding sequence ATGAAAATGTCGTCCGGTTCTGGCATGAGTCGAAGAAGACGCCGTGGTTATTCAGATGAAGCCCTTGACAACGTGAGATTAAAGAATTCAAGAGCAGGATATTTGTCCAGAGTTACGACCCTGCGGAGATCGATTGAACCGCTTTTCAGTGATATACGAAATGTGAACGAAGTGGCAGAGAAAATTCTCGAAATAGATAACGCCTTTCACTGTTTTGAAAGGGCACATTACGATTACATTGCGACGATTTCTGACGATACCGAAGAATGGCAAAGGGAAGCACGGTATTTTACGGAACAAACTCGCAAAAAGGTGGACTTCGATGCGAGAGTAGAAGAATGGATTCATAATGCAAAACCCCCACAGGGACCAATCACGTCGAATGAAGTGGATGAGGATAAGACACGCCCTAACGTTCCTTCGAGCTATTCATCGGTAGGACAACTTAAAGGCAAACAAGCACTGGCGAGTTTAAATTCAGAGCACATGAGTCGGAGAGAAGAGTTGTTGCGCTTGGaggaagaaataaaattaaagttaaGAGTACTGGAGGCAGAGCATGAAGTTCTAAAAGCAGAACTGCAAGGCAAGTGGTCGAAGGGCGAAGGACCTGCACTCGCTGAGTTACCAGACACCTTTGACCAACCATATTGGTCGAATGGCACTCGAAGGAAAGAACCATTGGCAAGAATGCCAAAAGGCGGTGATCCTGAGCTTCGAGCTAGTGAACAGAAGCCTGAAGCGAGGTTCAACCCAAATGCTCGTGAATCTCAAAGTTTGCCATTCCCTTGCTCCGCTGCTCCTGCTCACAATGTTCTTGGAGATTCTATGTGGTCTCAACAATTCATGGAAAAGGTGGCAGTAACGATTAAGCAAGGATTTGCCCTACCACAGAAGGAGCTAACAGTCTTCAACGGTGACCCCCTCGAATACTGGAGTTTCATCACATCATTTCAAAACAGCATCGAGGCAAATGCAACAAGTGAAAGCGAAAAGCTCATGTATCTACTACAGTACACATCTGGTACAGCAAAGGACACTATCAAATGTTGTTTGGTTATGGACCCATCCATAGGATATCAGAGGGCAAGAATGCTTCTTGAAGAAAGATTTGGACAACCCTTCACAATTGCTTACGAACATGTCATAAAACTAACTCATGGACCCCCTCTTAGGGCAACGGATCGTAAAGGATTATTGGCGTTTGCCGATCAGCTAAAGAGCTGTGAACATACTTTGGAGTCAATTGGTTACCTGGACGAAATTAATAGTGCCGATAATTTAAGGAGAATTGTTATGAGACTCCCTTTCCATCTTCGCACAAAGTTCGTTGAGGTTGCTGATCAGATTCAACAAAGTGGACAACGTCCTAATATCAGTAACATTGCCGAATTTGTAAAAGTGAAGGCTCGCGCTGCAAATTACCCAGTATTTGGATGTTTGATGGACACAGAGCGAGAGAGAACAGACAATCTGAGGCGAAGAACGAAGACTAGAAAACCTTTATTTCCAAATGAGCGAGGTACCGCCTTTAACACTAGAGAAACAGAACCCAGAGAAACCTGA
- the LOC136907938 gene encoding uncharacterized protein, whose translation MAESDCNSVCSYDTDDSEYNFIPGHVNIDDIEVEDDENFSLGVEEAEADPENYKPYEDEPIATEEWLLEYKKRQETQVEFERKLQDRYDGKHLVNSWCKCGACSAEYLQNPNEFQCCVEIEECVECLSSDMVIAEVGTKPNCVTQHPGFGQVCLQKWSLRLAADKYKTRNKTKYRQTGTENRFLRGISYREFTRLVHGYLGGRRIPLPACTYHKIRATFPEEKSSYAGFETEDIE comes from the exons ATGGCAGAAAGCGACTGTAATTCCGTTTGCAGCTATGATACCGATGATTCAGAATACAATTTTATCCCCGGCCACGTCAACATTGACGATATTGAAGTCGAAGATGATGAAAACTTCAGCTTAGGCGTAGAAGAAGCTGAAGCAGACCCAGAAAACTACAAACCCTACGAGGATGAGCCGATAGCAACTGAAGAGTGGCTTTTAGAatacaaaaaaagacaagaaactcAAGTTGAGTTCGAGCGAAAGCTCCAGGATCGTTACGATGGGAAACATCTTGTGAATTCGTG GTGCAAATGTGGTGCATGCAGTGCTGAGTATCTACAGAACCCGAACGAATTCCAGTGCTGCGTGGAAATAGAGGAGTGCGTGGAGTGTCTTTCGAGCGACATGGTAATTGCTGAAGTGGGTACAAAGCCGAACTGTGTTACACAGCATCCCGGCTTTGGTCAAGTTTGCCTTCAGAAGTGGAGTTTGCGGTTGGCTGCTGATAAGTACAAGACGAGAAATAAGACGAAGTATCGTCAGACTGGAACGGAAAACAG GTTTCTGAGGGGTATTTCCTATCGAGAATTTACTCGCCTTGTCCACGGATACTTGGGTGGAAGGAGGATACCTTTGCCTGCATGTACATACCATAAAATAAGGGCAACATTCCCAGAGGAGAAATCTTCATATGCTGGATTTGAAACTGAAGATATTGAATGA
- the LOC136908132 gene encoding uncharacterized protein: protein MPGRCVVGGCSAFPDVQKGLILHAIPFLDDERPEARKRRKKWVDFVKQKRAKWEPTLNSSVCSKHFTEEDYIRRFTFVDELTNKPIVPRLKRDEIGVTAVPSVHAEAVTKTPVISESAKRRLERATLKNAKRRIQSLTSMETPSSSTCSSEIFTQSETVEQDVTEQEMQSKDEVFSSTPSDNNLDTFVELHHPNEEQSTATPPVGSECSDCERLAKGNRVLKNQLITAKVKLRSSRLEVKKLKKHAKENRAGNL, encoded by the exons ATGCCGGGTAGATGTGTTGTTGGTGGGTGTTCTGCCTTCCCAGATGTGCAGAAGGGTTTAATTTTACACGCCATACCTTTTCTCGACGACGAACGTCCCGAAGCAAGGAAACGTCGAAAAAAGTGGGTTGATTTCGTAAAACAAAAGAGAGCGAAGTGGGAGCCAACACTAAATTCCTCAGTATGTTCGAAACACTTCACTGAAGAGGACTATATTCGACGCTTCACCTTCGTCGATGAATTAACCAACAAGCCAATCGTACCAAGGCTTAAACGCGATGAAATCGGCGTAACTGCAGTGCCATCGGTCCATGCAGAAGCGGTGACTAAAACACCAGTGATCTCTGAAAGTGCAAAGCGTCGTCTTGAACGGGCG ACGCTGAAGAATGCGAAAAGGAGGATACAGAGTTTGACGTCTATGGAAACCCCTAGTAGTTCCACGTGTAGCAGCGAGATTTTCACTCAAAGTGAAACGGTTGAACAGGACGTTACAGAGCAAGAGATGCAAAGTAAAGATGAAGTGTTCAGCTCGACACCGAGTGATAACAACTTAGATACTTTCGTTGAACTGCATCATCCG AATGAAGAGCAATCAACAGCTACACCGCCTGTAGGGTCAGAGTGCTCAGATTGTGAGAGGCTGGCCAAAGGAAACCGAGTACTGAAGAATCAGCTGATAACTGCAAAAGTAAAACTGAGGAGCAGCAGACTTGAAgtgaagaaactgaagaaacacGCTAAGGAAAACAGAGCAGGTAATCTTTGA